The following is a genomic window from Episyrphus balteatus chromosome 1, idEpiBalt1.1, whole genome shotgun sequence.
TCTACTCATCAGTTTGCTGAAAACCAATCGAAAGAAGGATGGCCTCTTGTACCCAATAGCAAACTCCATTTTAACTAAACTCGTTTGAAATGATTTTGATTTgttattattgaaatttttaatacatctttgttgttgttgttggtgaatGGGCTGTAGGAGCTACAACTCTGACAGTCATAAACCCCCTAACCCAATTATCACCCTGATTCAGATGTTGAAGATGGGATAATCAATTTAAACGTTCGGTGAAAGAATGTACTGAGCAACATTGAAATAATAAGCCTTGTCTAAAGGACCGTTGAATTATTTCATTCTACTTGGAGTACAAGTTTCCAGGACACTGACACATACCGTACGAAGAACCCAAAATCATTGAATATATGTAAGATTCATCTTAGTCACAGCATCTTTACGCGTTTGTCTAGTTAAGTGCCCTtgttcatgcaaaatttggtgtTGTGTCTTCTTACCCAATCATCATAAATGTAGAACTTTTCTCTCTAAACAATTCAAGGAGCTTTCATTCGCCTTCGTTATGTTCCTGGCTTCTCTACCATAGAGCAGGACCTAAATTGTTCGAGAGAGGTCTTTGGTGGTCAATTGCCAAAATTAGCAAGGGTTGGAAAGATTAATCTTTCGTATAATTTCAGTGGTGGTTGGCTGTATTGTGACCGTTGAACCTTTTTATGCTGCTTCGAGGCTAACAAAAGCGCCACATACATTACGCTGTGTTCTTCCGATTATGCCAAAGTATGGTGTCTCTGATGTAGAGTTCTGTATTATTCTTTGACGGATGCTGTTAAAGAAGTTGTATGACATCGAGTCGCCTTGTGTAAAACCTTTTTTAACATCAAAGGTATCGGTGACGACGTTCAGACGTTCACAAAATACGGCAGAGAGGATCTTAGTGGCGAGATCTTttctttaagatatttttttaaagggcAGAAATTCTGAAATACATTGCtcaagcagtttttttttacttaagctGGGACTTTCTTCACTTTGTCCAGATCGGAGGGAGGGAAATGTTGGACTTTATTGTGGACCATCAAACCGGGGGTTTCGTTGTGGAGGCCTAGTGAAACCCAGTGCTTCAGAGACGACATTTCTGATGGCTTCTTTGCAACATTGTCACTGGTTCTTTTATACTTTCTGTGGGAGACGTAGCACTTCTTAAGAAGTTATTCGAGACGTGTTCGGAAAAGGACGTCTTCCGACGTCGAACCTCCTATACAGTGTTTCCTTGTGTTGGCGATCGATGCTTTCAGTCAATGTTTGCTTATTGGAACGTTCGGACGTCCATAATACTGGAAGAATGTCTAGCGTAAATCACAATATGGTCAATCTGGTTCCATGTCCATTTATGAATGCTGATATACGGAATCGCATATTAGCTATGACAACATTGTGTCCCGCAGTTAAGTGGAATAGTCTTAATCCTAACTCCCTGGTAAAAAAGAATTGGTCCACATTCACAAAAACTGTTCGATTTCTACTATTGTACAAATGTTTACTACTATCGTCAAACTCGTGGCAAACAACGCCAATTACCATAACCAACTTAAGAGAAGGACCACCTCTCACCACGATagcattttttcaaacaatcaacGAGAAAGAATTAATCTTCTACACTGAGGCCACTATCTTGACGTCACAACTATCTCCAAATAGCACTGCCGCTTGAAAACCGAGAAATAACACCCCGAGAAGAAACAAGTCAATCAACCCTTTTAGGAAGTACAACACACTTTCTTGAACACCTATAAGATTTAAACAAATGCAACTCACCTTACTGGCTCCTTGTTCCATATCCCCATCATACTTGAGGgtcatcaaaattaatttttcactaGAAACCACTTCCGGTGCTGGAAACAGCTCATGTAGATTCTTCTTAATCAACGAAGGGCATTCATCTACGCTAAATTGTAGTTTAGCGTCAACCtatttcatcaaaacaaaaatacaaaaaaattgttacataaTCCATCAGCATTTCTCTAAATAACGTAAACATTGACTCGAATTTGCAACAAAGCgacaaacataaattattttctcaCACGCTTAtattctttttaattaaatcaaaacataaaaagaatttgcgtcgtagataaaaataaataaataaaacttttactaCCCACCTTGCCATGAAAGTCAACTAAATTTTCAAGCGGCACTTCGATGGCAATTGTCGTAGACGCACTTTGCCATGCAGGTCCAACTGAATTGGGAAAATAGAAGCGATTACCCCGAGGCGAAAGAAGTTCCCAATTTGGGCCACATTCACCACCTAAAAAGTCTCCGTTTTCTGTGTGTgatgtaaacaaaataatattcattTGTCATTGCatcataaaattgatttggcCAATTTTGCCAACTAACCTTCAACGCGAACCTTGCTCTTGACTACTTTGAATGCACTTTCGTAATCTTTTGGATCACTTCGTCGGGAATAGAATGCTGTTGTGGAAGTGGACGAGAGGAGGCTGTTTGTATTTTGCGTAGAGGTCGTCAATAATTGCTTCTTGTTGATTCtgtttaaagttcttaaaatcGAATTAGACATAATTTCATTGTGTTGATAAAtgagcaatttttattttttatagattcttctatagatttgattttttattgtttgtttttctgtgaTATCGAACAAATATGGTGGTTTAAGTTTTGAattgttttctttaattttttagataaagaaaaataattaaattatatattttgaggTTGAAAGTTTActtgctttcaaataaaaaatttgtctaGCTGGTTGATAACAGCTGTTTAATGACTTTTGTTGCAAAATGAACTTTTTGCCAAATGTTGACTTCGAATTCGATGTCGAAAGAGGAATGAAATGGAAATGAGGGATATTTTTCAGGGGCGTGTTCATTGTCTTGGAAAATCTACTTTTTGAGTGCGTGGGTGAACTGcgttaaagttttaattaaaatttgatccTGCTCTACAGCAGAAttaaattttaacccattttattgACAGAACAGAAAAACAAAGATGTTGTACAAACTTATAAGCTTTTGTACGTAATATACATACACACTTTTAATACTAATATGAAATATATACTTTGTTGTcaataattaattttgcaaatatttctttttactgTAACGAGAGCTTTTTTGAGTGAAGAATTGATTTAAAAGTTCAACAGACGAAATACGATCTTTCGTATTTCGTCGATTTTGCCATTTCCACGGGAATGTATTATTATATATCTGCATGTGCCACACAGAAGCTCATCGAActttattgaattaaattacGAAGCTAAATTTACTTTAGCAAtaaaaggcttggccacaccggagggtacatgcggtagcggtacgggtaattgtatgaaaaaaattccacatctgaaccttgatgtgtcagtttggaatttttttcatacaattacccgtaccgctaccgcatgtaccctccggtgtggccaagcctaaaggcttggccacaccggagggtatgcggtagcggtacgggtagaggtaacggcacttgtatgaaaaaaattccaaactgacatatcaacgttcagatgtggaatttttttcatacaaatatcgttaccgctacccgtacctctaccgcataccctccggtgtggccaagccttccacacccgaacgttgatgtgtcagtttggaattttttccatacaaatacccgtaccgttacctgtacctctaccgcgtaccctccggtgtggccaagcctttaactctacccgtaccgctaccgcataccctccggtgtggccaagccttaagagaATAATGACATTTTGTGTGATCTTatgataagaaaacaaaatttagtggTAGAAAAATAACTGCTAGACAATCAATTGCTTTGGTTTATTTTGTACGCAAATCGaggaaaaaagtaaaacaaaatcgAGCCGGTCCTTTGTGTCCAACTTGGAATAGGAACGTCCCACAAAAAGTGATCCCTGAGGGCACATATGagcactcatttttttttttttttggtaggatttctgttttctttttctatcttttattttttttttcttattgttttgaTGTTGGATAGAACAACTGTCCGTTTGATATTGAAATTGGTGGTGTGCAGAtataaaagtgctaaaaaatgCTCCAAAACGcctccgaaacgcgtccaaaacgcttctaaAACGCGCACAAAGCGCGTCTAAAAcgagtccaaaacgcgtccaaaacaagtatgaaacgcatccaaaacgtgtccaaaacgcgtctaaaacgcgtccaaaacgcatccgaaacgtGCGCAacacgcgtccgaaacgcgtccaaaacgcttccgaaacgcgttcaaacgtgtctgaaacgcgtcaaaaacgattccaaaacgcttctaaaacgcgcctgaaacgtgtctgaaacgcgtccaaaaagcTTCCAAAACTCGTCTGAAATTCGTTCAAAACGCATGCTAAACGTGTCCAAAaggcgtccaaaacgcgcctgaaacgcgtccaaaatgcatcaaaaacacGTCCAAAATGCATCCAGaacgcgtcaaaaacgcgttaAAAACGCGTCTAAATGAAAAGTTGCTGTTGTTTGAAGTTGCAGTTGAAatgttggatttgaaaaaaaattggattcatgTGAGAAATTTGTCCCACAAAATTACTTTGCTCTCTTCCAAATTGACATTGAGGCCTcagagatttttttctttgggggACGTGCCTAAATTTTTCTAAGATTAAGATCTCATTGTTTGTGGAACGCGGTTATTTTGGAACGAAATGAAAATTAcacaaagtcagctattacatgaagcctcaagaggcgcgcctctttttaaacgtaatgagtgcaaaagagaaaaaagatgaaacaaaaaattatccgaccagagagtcgtgggtcggaattctgagactcttttttgacgtttctttttccacttttccttttttcaacattctctttcatttctttttgcttcttggtgcaatacaacaacaaattttaaatcaaaagagaaatgtcaaatttgagtcctggactcaagaggcatcgtgtaatagtacgcgcctcacagaatgattatcaaaagaaaattagaaaaaagagtcaagcctcttgaggcttcatgtaatagctgacaaatGAATTTGGTTTCAATTCACAAAATTCCTATGATAAAATCGTGAAAACGAACATCTTGCTTTTTATGACAGCTAACCAATCAGAAATTAGAACaaatcatattaaaatttcagttttctTCCATTGAACGCGACTAAATATACGTGTTTTTTCCTCAAAACAGCTGACATCCGCATTTGTTTTGACTTTTCACCCAAAACAACATCTTTTATCTTCAaatctttttgtgaagaaaacaattaaaaagaactaaaaaaa
Proteins encoded in this region:
- the LOC129905876 gene encoding cobalamin trafficking protein CblD: MSNSILRTLNRINKKQLLTTSTQNTNSLLSSTSTTAFYSRRSDPKDYESAFKVVKSKVRVEENGDFLGGECGPNWELLSPRGNRFYFPNSVGPAWQSASTTIAIEVPLENLVDFHGKVDAKLQFSVDECPSLIKKNLHELFPAPEVVSSEKLILMTLKYDGDMEQGASKFVLAAREITSRLRLHGYWADFMNPFSGKPFYSWSNGKNLYKIDDRFRGIGMKLYSKNNCIIISSDKDSAFAGAIYSNAPSNFDLLKSLIDEEV